One Gloeobacter morelensis MG652769 DNA window includes the following coding sequences:
- the budA gene encoding acetolactate decarboxylase: MILTNKASADSQDNNDVVFTASISTAIYSALYDGVVTYGMLKRFGDMGLGAPDRIDGEVFAVDGRFYNILADGSIYELADSEKASWATVKFFRPDRILTFDKPISCPDLYATLDTLYPTLNVMYAFRIDGAFSYMQTESTPGQRKPYIPFLELLAQATQFYNYDVQGTVVGFRFPAYMEQVNVGGYHMHFLSDDKKVGGHIKDCTMNRGRVAIDVTHKADVIVPRDKDFYESPLDGP; encoded by the coding sequence GTGATCCTCACCAACAAAGCTTCCGCCGACAGCCAGGACAACAACGACGTGGTTTTCACAGCCTCGATCTCCACAGCCATCTACTCTGCTCTGTACGACGGTGTGGTCACCTATGGAATGCTCAAGCGATTCGGCGATATGGGCCTGGGTGCCCCCGACCGCATCGACGGCGAAGTGTTCGCCGTCGATGGCCGCTTCTACAACATCCTGGCCGACGGCAGCATCTACGAGCTGGCCGATTCAGAAAAAGCCTCGTGGGCGACGGTCAAATTCTTCAGACCCGACCGCATTTTGACTTTCGACAAGCCGATCAGTTGCCCGGATCTCTACGCCACACTCGACACCCTGTATCCAACTCTCAACGTCATGTACGCCTTCCGGATCGACGGCGCTTTCAGTTATATGCAGACAGAAAGCACCCCCGGTCAGCGCAAACCCTACATTCCTTTTTTGGAGCTGCTCGCCCAGGCCACCCAGTTCTATAACTACGACGTCCAGGGGACAGTGGTCGGGTTCCGCTTCCCCGCCTACATGGAGCAGGTCAACGTCGGGGGCTACCACATGCACTTTCTCAGCGACGACAAGAAAGTGGGCGGCCACATCAAAGATTGCACGATGAACCGCGGCCGGGTAGCCATCGATGTCACCCACAAAGCCGATGTCATCGTTCCCCGCGACAAAGACTTTTACGAATCGCCCCTCGACGGTCCGTAG
- a CDS encoding acetolactate decarboxylase, with the protein MDIRKVFVGDGSKKRKKLKGILLLSGLTLVGAVTLSAFSVPNSVSDDVVFQASTADALYSSVFDGYITYGKLKRNGDFGLGAPDHIDGEIMAIDGKYYQSKTDGTVRETDDAETVSWATVKFFKPEKSFDILQPIDCEDFKATLDKKLPTVNVFYAIKVVGVFDSVQYQNFPRMEKPYASFSEGLANAVNEEVNNVEGTFMGFRFPEKTAPDLNVPQYHLHLLTNDKQNAGHINTCKIRRARVYIDAASQLKVDLPNTLPYYQSPLDGEVIGSG; encoded by the coding sequence ATGGACATTCGCAAAGTTTTTGTCGGTGATGGCAGTAAAAAGCGGAAAAAGTTGAAGGGAATCCTGCTTTTGTCGGGCCTCACTCTCGTCGGAGCAGTTACACTCTCAGCATTTTCGGTTCCCAATTCGGTAAGTGATGATGTTGTATTCCAAGCCTCGACGGCAGACGCGTTGTACTCATCTGTGTTCGATGGATATATTACGTACGGCAAGCTGAAGCGAAACGGCGATTTCGGTTTGGGCGCACCCGATCACATTGACGGGGAAATCATGGCTATCGATGGCAAATACTATCAGTCTAAAACGGATGGCACCGTGAGGGAAACGGATGACGCCGAAACGGTTTCCTGGGCCACTGTCAAATTCTTTAAGCCCGAGAAGAGCTTTGATATTCTCCAACCTATCGATTGCGAGGATTTCAAGGCAACGCTGGACAAAAAGCTTCCAACCGTCAATGTCTTCTATGCTATTAAGGTTGTAGGCGTCTTTGACTCTGTTCAGTATCAGAACTTCCCCAGAATGGAAAAGCCTTACGCATCCTTTTCGGAAGGTCTCGCAAATGCAGTCAACGAGGAAGTGAACAACGTCGAGGGAACGTTCATGGGTTTCCGTTTTCCCGAGAAAACTGCCCCAGATCTTAACGTTCCTCAATACCATCTTCATCTTCTTACAAATGATAAGCAAAATGCAGGGCACATCAATACCTGCAAAATCAGGAGGGCTCGCGTTTACATAGATGCCGCTTCTCAACTCAAAGTTGACCTTCCAAACACCTTGCCTTACTATCAATCTCCTCTCGACGGAGAGGTCATAGGCTCCGGTTAA